In Marinobacter salinisoli, the DNA window CATCGTCGGCGGCCGGCATGGCTTGCAGGGTTTCGATGCCCTCAGTCAGGGTGTTCCACCCCGCTACCTGGAGATCGTCAACGGCAAACGCCACATGATGGGGTCCGTACGCCTGCCCGCCATGCTCAATTTCCTGAAGATCAACCGTCACCGTCGAGTCCAGGCGCGTATTGTTCTCGCTGGCCTCCGATGACGTCTTCATATTGAGGCCATGAAACCGCATGGTCGGAACAGCAGGCTGATCGAGTTGAACCGCCCCCACCTCAAGGGAGGCACCGCCCACCCAGATATCCCCGGCCAGATGCGTCATGTCCTGCTCCACATGGATGTCGGTCAGCTGAACATCCATCTCTGGCCCGGACAGGCTGATCGACGGCCAGACCATCAGCGCTTTGGATTTTTCGCCCGCGTTACTGAGCTCCAGCCGCGCCAGGCCACCGCTGGTCACCAGCGATTCGCCGGTGGCGACATTGCTCATGGTCATCAACGGCGCCTCCAGTTCCAGAACCGCCTTGCCCCACCAACGGGTCTCCAGCGTCAGCCTCGGATCCCCCTCCGGAAACCAGTCAGAGCCTTCCGGCGACCAGCCGCCTTCCGGCTCGAACGCCAGCAGACTGCCGGTGACACCATGGGTGACATCGGCACGGTAGTTCCAACGATGGGATTCCCCGGTTTCCGGATTCGAAAACACCATGACGCCATCGACTTGCGACGCCAGCAAACCACGGCGGTAATCGGACGTTTCCATGCGCACGAAGGGCTGGGCCCGGTTCACTTCCTCGGTGGCCTGCTGCCACTGTAACTCCGTGATGTAGCCCACTCCCCAGGGCAAAGCGCCCGCCGCCGCGAGGGTGGCGGCGCCGACAATCATCCATGTTTTTTTCACCACAGGTCTCCGTCTCAAGGTTTTCCGGCCAGACGTTCCAGCAACACCAGCTGGGAAGCCAGACGCTCTTCCCCCTCGGCGGGCTGGTTCTGGACATAGTTTCCGTCCGACTGCAACTCCCAGGACTGGCAGTTGTCCGCCAGGTAGGTATCCAGATCCTCACGCAACCGGGCCACCAGATCCGGATCTTCAATCGGGAAAGCCACTTCGACCCGGTTCAGCAGGTTGCGTTCCATACCATCGGCGCTGGAACAATACACCTGAGGGCGGCCGCTGCTGCCAAAATAATAGACCCGGGTGTGCTCAAGGAACCGGCCGATGATGGAGCGAACCCGTATGTTTTCTGACAGCCCGGGCACACCGGGCCGAAGACAGCAGATTCCGCGGATGATCAGGTCGATTTTGACCCCAGCCTGGGAGGCGCGGTACAGCGCCTTGATCAGCTGTGGTTCGGTCAGGGAATTGAACTTGAAGATCAGACGCCCCTGATTGCCAAGCTCTGCCTCACCTTCGATCAACTCCAGAAGGCGCGAATGCAGAGTAAACGGTGCATGGAAGAGTTTCTTGATTTTCAGCGCCTTGCCCATACCGGTGAGCTGCTGGAACAGCTTGTTCACGTCGTCACCGATGGACTCGTCGCAGGTCATAAAGCTGTAATCGGTATACAGCCGGGCATTGCCGGCGTGGTAGTTGCCAGTGCCCAGATGCACGTACCGACGCAGCCTGCCCTCTTCCCGTCGCACCACAAGAATCATTTTGGCGTGGGTCTTGTAACCCACCACACCGTACACCACGATGACGCCGGCTTCCTGCAATCGGGAGGCTAGCTCCAGGTTTTCCGCTTCGCTGAAGCGCGCCCGCAACTCGATCACCGCAGTGACCTCTTTGCCGCGCCGCGCCGCGTCCGCCAGCGCTTCGACAATTTCCGAGTCGGCCCCAGTGCGGTACAGGGTCTGACGGATCGCCAGGACATGGGGATCCTTGGCGGCCTGGCGCAGCAGATCCACAACCGGGCTGAAATTCTCAAACGGATGCAACAGCAGAATCGGACGCTTGCTGATGCTGTCGAACATCGAATCCCTGCTTCGGATCTGCTTGGGAATACTGGGCGAGAATGCCGAGTAGGTCAGATCCGGCCGATCTACCAGGCCACCGACCGCCATCAGGCGAGTCAGGTTAACCGGCCCGTGCACCCGATACAGGTCCCTTTCGGTCAAACCAAATTCGGTCAGCAAAAACTGCGTCAGCTCCTCCGGGCAGTTATCCGCCACTTCCAGCCGAACGCCATCGCCGAAGCGGCGACTGAGCAATTCACCGCGTAGAGCCGACGCCAGATCCTCCAGATCATCTTCCAGCTCAAGGTCGGCATTCCGGGTCAGGCGGAACTGATAACAGCCCTTCACCTTCATTCCGGGGAACAGCTCGTCGGTGTGGGCATGAATCATGGACGACAGAAACACCAGATTCTCGCCGCCGGCGCAGACCTCATCCGGCAGGCGAACCAGCCGGGGTAAGGAGCGCGGCGCGGGGACAATCGCCAGGCCGGTTTCTCGCCCAAAGGCGTCTTTGCCTTCCAGCTCGACAATAAAATTCAGGCTCTTGTTCACCAGGCGCGGGAACGGATGGGACGGGTCCAGCCCGATGGGGCTGACCACGGGCAGGATTTCGTCCTCAAAATAATTGCGTACCCACTCGGCCTGGGCCGGTGTCCATTCCCGACGCCGGACGAAATGAATACCCTCCCGCTCCATTTCCGGAATCAGCACGTCGTTGAGGATGTTGTACTGTTCCTGGATATACTCATGAGCCACACGGCTGATCTCAGCCAATGCCTGTTCCGGAATCAGGCCGTCGACACCGACGGTCTCACGGCCGTACTTCATCTGCTGACGCAGGCCCGCGACCCGGATTTCAAAAAATTCGTCCATGTTGCTGCTGAAGATGCAGCAGAAGATCAGGCGATTGATGAGCGGGTGCGTCGTATCCAGTGCCTGCTTTAATACCCGGTAATTGAACTGCAGCTGGCCAATTTCCCGATTGAAATAATTATCACTGGCGTCCAGGTCCACCATTTCAGGCTCAACGCCTGCGGCATCCAGCCCCGGGGAACCGTGCCCTGCGCCCGCTGCCGCATCCGGATTTTGCGTGATTTCCGTTGTCATAGTTGCTTGCATCCTTTTCTCTGCACCCGGGTCTTGGCCCGGTCGCGGCGTTTCAGGGTCTCAGCGCCGCTGGTCGCGCATCAGACGGGCGGCCCGAACCGCAAAGTAGGTCAGAATGGCATCGGCGCCGGCCCGACGCATCGCCATCAGGCTCTCCATCATGACCGCATCACCATCCAGCCAGCCGTTCTGTTCCGCAGCCATGTGCATGGCGTATTCACCGCTGACCTGATACACAAACGTCGGCGCCTTCAGCTCCGTTTTTACCCGGTGCACGATATCCAGATACGGCATGCCGGGCTTGATCATCACCATGTCCGCACCTTCGGCCAGATCCATGGCCACCTCATGAATGGCTTCATCCGAGTTTGCCGGGTCCATCTGGTAGCTGAATTTGTTGCTTTTGCCGAAGTTTCCCGCTGAACCCACGGCATCCCGGAAGGGGCCATAGTAACTGGAGGCATATTTCGCAGAATAGGCCAGGATGCGGGTGTTTACGTGGCCAGCCGCCTCCAGCGCCTCGCGAATGGCCGCCACCCGACCATCCATCATGTCCGAAGGTGCCACCACATCCGCTCCAGCATCGGCATGGGACACAGCCTGTTTGACCAGTGCCTCGACCGTTACATCATTCAGAACATAACCGTCATGATCGATGATCCCGTCCTGACCGTGAGTCGTGAAGGGATCCAGTGCCACATCGGTCATCACACCCAGTTCCGGCTGCGCCTGCTTGAGGGCACGGACCGCCCGCTGGGCAAGTCCATCCGGGTCCCAGGCCGCCGTTCCGGACAGATCCTTCTGTTCCAGGGACACCACCGGGAACAGGGCCACCGCGGGAATACCCAGCTCCACCAGTTCGGCCGCCTGCTCGACCAGCAGATCAATGCTCAGTCGCTCAACACCGGGCATAGACGGCACCGCCTCACGCTGCTGCTCGCCCTCAAGCACGAAGACCGGGTAAATAAGGTGATCCGGCGTTAACTGATTTTCTCGTACCAGACGGCGCGAAAATTCGCTGGCCCGGTTACGGCGAAGTCGGGTGGCCGGAAATGCTCGGGGCGTGGGATGGGGCACGGATTACCTCCTGAAGGATGGGGCGAATGAACAATTCAGGTTCCATCATACACCCCCCGCAGCCGTTGTTGCAGGCTGCCGGGCGACGCTAGCCGGCAAAGAGGACTGCGCCATCTGGGCCTCGAGCGCTGACAGGTCGCCGGTCGCAGGACCAGCCAAGATGCAACTGACAACAGCGCAACCGCCATCAGCAAACGACGGCGGAAAAGGGAAAATGTTTACATCGGGAATCCCATGCCTGCCTCAGTGCCAAAAGACCTGCAGCCAACGAAGGACAGGTCAGTTACATGAGCCTAGGCCAGCACGGCGGACCGTGCTGAGAACGGTTTCATAAACCGGCCGGGTGCCGCTTGCTGCTACCCGGCCTGCTGGGGCGAGAGTTACAGCGACCGGTTATTAAACCCGACACCCACCTTGCGAGGGGCATCCGAGCGGAAGGACGTGTCCACCTCCTGAATTTTGCCACCACCATTCAGGAACGCGTCAATGTCTGCCTGCAACTGAGCGCGGACCCTTGCCCGACTGGCGATCGAATGGCCGTCGTCAGTGTCGCTGCTCCAATTCCCGGAATGTTCCAGGTTGCTTTCGTCGAGTTCACTCATTGGTTTCTCTCCATCAACGAAAACAGTCGGTCAAGTGCCGCCTCCCGGAAGAGAGCGCTACACTCAGTCTCGACGAACTGCCTTTGGCATCGTCTTGGCGTCTTTATAATCCGGTTTTTTGAGCTGCGCTATCGGTTGGCAATTACTTTTTAGTAACATTTCGAAACACATCTTAAGTTATTGATTTTTTGAGCCCATACTCTGAAATAATGCACCGATCAAAATTGACAGAAACAATGAATGCTGATTCACTTCTTTTAAGGGACCGTCATGCCGTATCGGGAAACCGAAAAAATGCGTCAGCGCAAAGCGAAGGCGCGGCAACGAATCATTGATTGCACCTACGCTTGTGTCGCAGAAGGTGGGTTCCGGAGCGCTCGCATTACACGGATTGCGGCGCTGTCCGAAGTAGCCACAGGAACCATTTACCGCCACTTCGAGTCCAGAGAGGACCTGTTCGCAGAAGTGTTCCGGCGTGCCACCCAGCGGGAAGTGGACAAGGTGGCCGAGGCGCTGGCAACCGAAGGCGACGCCACAGTTCGCCTCGAGCATGCCCTCCGGCAGTTCGCCGAGCGGGCTATCCGGGGACCGGTCATGGCCTGGTCACTGATCGCCGAGCCGGTGGATCCGAAGGTTGAGGAGGAGCGATTAACCTATCGCAAAGCCTACGCAAACCTGTTTGAAAGCGCGATTCGCGAAGGTATCCGGGACGACTGCATCCCGGATCAGGACGCCAGCCAGAGCAGCACCTGCCTGGTCGGGGCCATAGCAGAGAGCCTGGTCGGGCCATTATCACCGGCGCAGGCGGACGGGAACGTCCGCATAACGCCAGAAGACAAGAACGCTCTGGTCGACTCCATCATTCGCTTTTGCATGCAGGGGTTAACCGGCACGAGAAAATAATCCGAGGCTCATCATGGACGCACAGCGGTCTGATTCTGAACAAGTTAGCACCCCCGACACCGACCGCTACGTGGCCACCACCCACGATGTGACCAACCAGCCAAGCCCATTGCAGGACTACAACCTGTTCGAGCAGGATACCGCGCTGCAGGAGGCGGCAAGCCGGGAGGGCGCCGGCTGGGCGCGGGAAGAACTGTCCCGTTACGGGGCTCTCACCGGTACCGCTGATATGATCGCGCGGGGCTTCGCTGCCAATCGCGTCAAGCCAGTACTCCACACCCACGACCGGTTTGGTCATCGCGCCGATGCGGTCGAGTTCCATCCCGCATACCACGAGTTGATGCGCACAGCCCTTGAACACGGTCTGCACAGCAGCCCGTGGACCCGAGCCGGCCACGGCGCCCACGTGGCACGCGCAGCCAAGTACTACCTGCACTCGCAGATCGAAGCAGCACACTGCTGCCCGGTGACCATGACCTTCGCCGCAATCCCCACGATCCGGAAGCAACCTTCGCTCGCCAAGCTCTGGGAACATCGAATTCTCGCCAAGCACTACGACCCGAGAAACGTACCGGACAGCCAGAAAGACGCGGTGACCATCGGCATGGCGATGACCGAGAAACAGGGCGGCAGCGATGTTCGGGCCAACACCACCAGGGCCTTTGCTGTGGCCAGCGAAGGACCGGGTGAAGCTTACGAACTGGTCGGCCACAAGTGGTTCATGTCAGCGCCCATGTGCGACGCTTTTCTGGTTCTGGCGCAGTCCCGGGGCGGGCTGTCCTGTTTTCTGATGCCGCGCTGGCGCCCGGATGGCAGCAAAAATCCCTGCGAGATCCAACGCCTGAAAGACAAAATGGGCAATGTGGCCAATGCCTCCGGGGAGGCGGAGCTGCGTGGTGCCCTGGCCTGGATGGTCGGGCAAGAGGGCCGGGGTGTTGCCACCATCATTGAAATGGTCGCCCTGACCCGCTTCGATTGCATGATCGGCAGTTCCGCGGGTATGCGCCAGGCCGTTGCCCAGGCCAGCCACCATGCCCGGCACCGCAGTGCCTTTGGCCGCAAACTGTGCGATCAGCCACTGATGCAAAACGTGCTCGCCGATCTCGCCATCGAAAGCGAGGCCGCGCTAGCGTTCACCATGCGCATGGCCCGGGCCCTTGATAACCAGGATCAGGAGCACGAACGACTGCTGACCCGGATTGCCACTCCGGTGGGCAAGTACTGGATTTGCAAGCGCA includes these proteins:
- a CDS encoding DUF945 family protein, with translation MKKTWMIVGAATLAAAGALPWGVGYITELQWQQATEEVNRAQPFVRMETSDYRRGLLASQVDGVMVFSNPETGESHRWNYRADVTHGVTGSLLAFEPEGGWSPEGSDWFPEGDPRLTLETRWWGKAVLELEAPLMTMSNVATGESLVTSGGLARLELSNAGEKSKALMVWPSISLSGPEMDVQLTDIHVEQDMTHLAGDIWVGGASLEVGAVQLDQPAVPTMRFHGLNMKTSSEASENNTRLDSTVTVDLQEIEHGGQAYGPHHVAFAVDDLQVAGWNTLTEGIETLQAMPAADDVGDIELNMAAMNQINAAVRDLAAAGFSVGIPELSLATPEGAITGHGEIRHPQLTDAQKAGMLMVMQQLTGDFSLSLPRTLVEHYPEIRLQMAPLIKEGLLVPEGDRLVMNAVMRDLVLDVNGTEIPLPPLF
- the ppk1 gene encoding polyphosphate kinase 1 codes for the protein MTTEITQNPDAAAGAGHGSPGLDAAGVEPEMVDLDASDNYFNREIGQLQFNYRVLKQALDTTHPLINRLIFCCIFSSNMDEFFEIRVAGLRQQMKYGRETVGVDGLIPEQALAEISRVAHEYIQEQYNILNDVLIPEMEREGIHFVRRREWTPAQAEWVRNYFEDEILPVVSPIGLDPSHPFPRLVNKSLNFIVELEGKDAFGRETGLAIVPAPRSLPRLVRLPDEVCAGGENLVFLSSMIHAHTDELFPGMKVKGCYQFRLTRNADLELEDDLEDLASALRGELLSRRFGDGVRLEVADNCPEELTQFLLTEFGLTERDLYRVHGPVNLTRLMAVGGLVDRPDLTYSAFSPSIPKQIRSRDSMFDSISKRPILLLHPFENFSPVVDLLRQAAKDPHVLAIRQTLYRTGADSEIVEALADAARRGKEVTAVIELRARFSEAENLELASRLQEAGVIVVYGVVGYKTHAKMILVVRREEGRLRRYVHLGTGNYHAGNARLYTDYSFMTCDESIGDDVNKLFQQLTGMGKALKIKKLFHAPFTLHSRLLELIEGEAELGNQGRLIFKFNSLTEPQLIKALYRASQAGVKIDLIIRGICCLRPGVPGLSENIRVRSIIGRFLEHTRVYYFGSSGRPQVYCSSADGMERNLLNRVEVAFPIEDPDLVARLREDLDTYLADNCQSWELQSDGNYVQNQPAEGEERLASQLVLLERLAGKP
- the hemB gene encoding porphobilinogen synthase, with the protein product MPHPTPRAFPATRLRRNRASEFSRRLVRENQLTPDHLIYPVFVLEGEQQREAVPSMPGVERLSIDLLVEQAAELVELGIPAVALFPVVSLEQKDLSGTAAWDPDGLAQRAVRALKQAQPELGVMTDVALDPFTTHGQDGIIDHDGYVLNDVTVEALVKQAVSHADAGADVVAPSDMMDGRVAAIREALEAAGHVNTRILAYSAKYASSYYGPFRDAVGSAGNFGKSNKFSYQMDPANSDEAIHEVAMDLAEGADMVMIKPGMPYLDIVHRVKTELKAPTFVYQVSGEYAMHMAAEQNGWLDGDAVMMESLMAMRRAGADAILTYFAVRAARLMRDQRR
- a CDS encoding TetR/AcrR family transcriptional regulator: MRQRKAKARQRIIDCTYACVAEGGFRSARITRIAALSEVATGTIYRHFESREDLFAEVFRRATQREVDKVAEALATEGDATVRLEHALRQFAERAIRGPVMAWSLIAEPVDPKVEEERLTYRKAYANLFESAIREGIRDDCIPDQDASQSSTCLVGAIAESLVGPLSPAQADGNVRITPEDKNALVDSIIRFCMQGLTGTRK
- a CDS encoding isovaleryl-CoA dehydrogenase; protein product: MDAQRSDSEQVSTPDTDRYVATTHDVTNQPSPLQDYNLFEQDTALQEAASREGAGWAREELSRYGALTGTADMIARGFAANRVKPVLHTHDRFGHRADAVEFHPAYHELMRTALEHGLHSSPWTRAGHGAHVARAAKYYLHSQIEAAHCCPVTMTFAAIPTIRKQPSLAKLWEHRILAKHYDPRNVPDSQKDAVTIGMAMTEKQGGSDVRANTTRAFAVASEGPGEAYELVGHKWFMSAPMCDAFLVLAQSRGGLSCFLMPRWRPDGSKNPCEIQRLKDKMGNVANASGEAELRGALAWMVGQEGRGVATIIEMVALTRFDCMIGSSAGMRQAVAQASHHARHRSAFGRKLCDQPLMQNVLADLAIESEAALAFTMRMARALDNQDQEHERLLTRIATPVGKYWICKRTPNHAYEAMECIGGNGVMENSIMPRLFRESPVNAIWEGSGNIQCLDTLRAMQKAPDTLEAFMQEVSQAKGADTRFDRFLNHLGNDVADLSSAEYRARNLVDRMALTLQAALLIQHSDAAVADAFCASRLAPNGGLSVGNLPAGTNAGAIIKRATPVVG